One Pandoraea oxalativorans genomic window carries:
- the virB10 gene encoding type IV secretion system protein VirB10 translates to MTDRNETPPVSDGRQPFLSGPRKSVPGLAAFMVLVLLGGTVLVGWLVYNALHAKQVGDASAAAKHDQTFRAALPARTFNSTPASLASPASPAIAASAPTANATPAIPINNQNQQQQPTPEQVANARRLGMQPGSTPNAGDQNAGTQPAPANSPMRRVSQSSDSLDRMTNAARPQAAKATMLAHPSLTVPSGVMIPCGTKTELDTTVPGQVSCQVSRDVYSADGKVKLIDKGAHVNGEITSALKQGQDRVFVLWTRLRNPDNTIVNLDSPGTNALGSAGIPGQVDHHFWARFGPAMLISIFSSASQAGLQYAANSAQGSGNGNTYLNLDNTSNTSNQLATEAVRATIDIPPTLYDQQADAVNIFVRRDLDFSDVYTLSPDGSQQ, encoded by the coding sequence ATGACCGATCGCAACGAGACGCCGCCGGTCAGCGACGGTCGGCAACCGTTCCTGAGCGGTCCCCGGAAATCCGTTCCGGGCCTCGCCGCATTCATGGTTCTGGTACTCCTCGGGGGGACGGTCCTGGTCGGCTGGCTCGTCTACAACGCGCTCCATGCGAAGCAGGTCGGCGATGCTAGCGCGGCAGCGAAACACGACCAGACGTTTAGGGCCGCACTGCCCGCGCGGACGTTCAACAGCACGCCGGCCAGCCTGGCCAGCCCGGCTAGCCCGGCCATTGCCGCGAGTGCGCCCACGGCGAACGCCACGCCGGCGATACCTATCAACAATCAGAATCAACAGCAGCAGCCGACGCCGGAGCAAGTCGCGAACGCCCGCCGGCTCGGCATGCAGCCCGGCAGCACGCCGAACGCCGGCGACCAGAACGCTGGCACGCAGCCAGCGCCGGCCAACTCGCCCATGAGGCGCGTGAGTCAGTCGAGCGATTCCCTCGATCGCATGACCAATGCGGCGCGACCGCAAGCCGCCAAGGCGACCATGCTGGCCCACCCGAGCCTGACCGTGCCGAGCGGCGTGATGATCCCGTGCGGCACGAAAACCGAGCTGGATACGACCGTGCCCGGTCAGGTGTCATGCCAAGTGAGCCGCGACGTGTATTCGGCCGATGGAAAGGTCAAGCTGATCGACAAGGGCGCGCACGTGAACGGCGAAATCACGTCGGCGCTCAAGCAGGGACAAGACCGGGTGTTCGTTCTCTGGACGCGTCTGCGTAATCCGGATAACACCATCGTCAACCTCGACAGCCCCGGCACCAACGCGCTCGGCAGCGCCGGCATTCCTGGCCAGGTCGATCACCACTTTTGGGCGCGCTTCGGACCTGCGATGCTGATTTCGATCTTTTCAAGTGCCAGCCAGGCCGGCTTGCAGTACGCGGCAAACAGCGCACAGGGCTCCGGCAACGGTAACACCTATCTGAATCTCGACAATACGTCGAACACATCGAACCAGCTCGCCACCGAAGCGGTGCGTGCGACGATCGACATTCCGCCGACGCTTTACGATCAACAGGCCGATGCGGTCAACATTTTTGTTCGTCGTGACCTGGATTTCAGTGACGTGTACACGCTCTCTCCGGACGGTTCGCAACAATGA
- a CDS encoding TrbG/VirB9 family P-type conjugative transfer protein — MRLALIPLIAALALSSAQVWAVGPKSNSPYDRRIKSVVYNPADTVEVNCVIGLSLTITVAPGERYVTHAFGDPGGWRLSQSGNHVIIWPMQANSDTNLTLITDRHVYQILLHFIGSRGAAAGQAGDTPSTFIKSPWAMRAATVALNYSYPDNDRKAALAKSNAERVKEALASASSQGMINMSYSRSDDSTADDIKPVNVWDNFRFTYFKFPGNTELPNIFYINAAGKEAVPNVHIEGPNHNIIVAENVARQWRVRAKDKVIGVLNTNYNPAFGANSSGTVSPNVRRVLKQNGDER; from the coding sequence ATGCGCCTTGCCCTGATTCCCTTGATCGCTGCGCTTGCACTCTCGAGTGCACAAGTGTGGGCCGTTGGCCCGAAGTCCAATTCCCCCTACGATCGGCGCATTAAGTCAGTGGTTTACAACCCCGCTGATACGGTCGAGGTCAATTGCGTGATCGGCTTGTCCCTCACCATCACCGTCGCGCCGGGTGAGCGGTATGTCACGCACGCGTTCGGCGATCCCGGCGGATGGCGACTTTCTCAAAGCGGCAACCACGTCATCATTTGGCCGATGCAGGCCAACAGTGACACGAATTTGACGCTCATCACGGATCGCCACGTCTATCAAATCCTGCTGCACTTCATCGGCTCGCGCGGTGCCGCTGCCGGCCAAGCCGGCGACACCCCCAGTACCTTCATCAAGTCACCGTGGGCGATGCGTGCAGCAACGGTCGCGTTGAACTACTCGTACCCGGACAACGACCGCAAAGCGGCACTTGCCAAGTCCAACGCCGAGCGCGTTAAGGAAGCGCTTGCGAGCGCGTCGTCGCAAGGCATGATCAACATGAGCTATTCGCGCTCGGACGACTCGACTGCCGACGACATTAAACCCGTCAATGTGTGGGACAACTTCCGCTTCACATATTTCAAGTTTCCCGGCAATACCGAGTTGCCCAACATTTTCTACATCAACGCAGCCGGCAAGGAAGCCGTGCCTAACGTTCACATCGAGGGGCCAAACCACAACATCATCGTTGCGGAAAACGTTGCGCGGCAATGGCGCGTCCGTGCGAAAGACAAGGTGATCGGTGTTTTGAATACCAATTACAACCCTGCATTTGGCGCGAATTCGAGTGGCACCGTTTCGCCTAATGTCCGCCGCGTGCTTAAACAGAATGGAGATGAGCGATGA